The Malus domestica chromosome 17, GDT2T_hap1 genome contains the following window.
GCAAGAAGTGCAGAACTGAAACACCAGTAGGCAGTAGCCGGCGTCGACACAAGGACATACGGCTAATGGAATTTCTTAATGAAGTTGTGAATGTGTTTGCTAATTTCATCAGGCTTTTCTTGTTGCAGAAAATGGGCAACTCCTTCCAACACAATTACTTCTTCCAGAAGCGGCACAAATTTCTTGAACCCGCCTTTGTGTATGAAGTCCTGAGCACCTAGAGAGTTGTAAACTAGGTCCTGGTCTCCCACAACAAACTTCACCGGAACTTTCACTTGAGCCCCAGTCCATGGTGCAGTCAGTTCCCAATTTCTGCATTGTTAAAGCgaatgaaattaattaaaacaacgATTACCTTTAGAGTCATCGACACTCGACAGCATAAGTTCGAAAAAAATTACGTACATGTCCAAATTCCGGTAGTAGTTTATGCCGCCGGTGAAGCCCGTCTTGTCAAATTTGGCGGCGTAGTAGTTCACTTCATCCTCAGACAACCAACTTGGCAAGACAATAGGAGTATCTGTGGGATGTCCAAATCCTTTGCCTTTAGGCAGGAAAAGTGGACCAGGATTCCTATATGTTAGAAACTCCTTGATAACTCTTGTAGTGCCCATCTGAGCAAACTCAGCTTCTATCACTCCTGGCTCCTACAAATATGAGTAAGTTGTCCAGTCATAACTCATAAGCAAAGATTGCAATTGATATCCGCGGGTATGCGATTTCAGAATTACATACTAATGTTTTCTTGTTAAACAAACAGTAATATTTTTTAGTAGAATGATAGGGTTAGCAGGTTAGACTTAGATAGTTAGTTGTTATGAGGAGAAGAATCAGTGGAGATCAAATCCGCACCATAATGCAGATGCATGACTGCTTTCACAATATGATAAGACCCATCTACAACAACAATATTTTCGAATAAACCCAATTGGATTATTAGTTCAAATTCGCAGTCTAGTTAGCGACAGAAATATTCATAGCAACTTCaacctaaaagaaaaaaatcacaatCAATTACATTACAATAAAATGTTCAtatatctatttttatttttcactcatttttatttttggccgTCGGATTAAATGAATTGACGATCAATAtacaaaatttaacaaaaatgagAGATTAAAAAAGAAATGTGTAAATAGAACTgctctttaaaatatttactttTGAAAGGTAGAAaatgtaataaaaaaataatattatcacatcctatttaatataaaataacacTTTGGGATTCAGATTGATTACAAAGAGCGACAGATGGTCGTTTTCAATCTGCCAAGATGGTGTAGAAAGTTAGCtctttaaaataaagaaaaactaaagaaaattgcttgaaaattttgagttttaaaaaggtaaagtgaatagtactaggtttaactttttagtgtaaaaatataatttttcgttgcAGTAAACAATATCGGagacttttcattaaaactctctTAAAATAATCACTTCCAAAGTGAAGATGTCCACAcacacttttatttttcatatttctttataattttgattgtcaaatgaaataattaaagaaaattacatGACAAAAATTAACCCTTTAAAAAGTGtgttaaagattaaaaaaaaaacatgtgtgAAATAGCTATACGATATGTTATAGCTTGTATTTAGAGATTAAATTAATAAGCAAAAGCAAACCTCAAGACCTTTTATTACAgtaaaagaaagaaattgaaCATTTGCATAACTGCGTGAGTTCGAATTCTGTCGGTAATTAATCTAACATTTATTCTAACTAAATTTGTCAGTtgacaataaaaaaaactaaaaaaaactcaaggataattaaaaataaaaaagatcgaTTATCCCAAAGTGTATCTTTTTAGTTTTGCGAATCTGTTCCTCACCATTAAAATCTGTGAATTCTTATGTCGATTATTTCCTTTATTCCGGACAAAGAAAAAAGAGTGAGAAGCTTGATGTTCGAATTTATTGTTCTAAATTGAAAGTCGAAAATGCAAATCGGAAGCACAATATGTACCTCACAACTAATTTGAGTAAGGATGATTAAATGTTAATCAAATTGACAATTAGTGACTGATGTGGAATTTTAGGGGCTAAAAAAttccccaaaaaaataaaaaaataaaaaggtacAGAACCTGAAATCTGCACATGTAGTAGTCATCGCCATAAGCAGCTTGAAACGATTCGATGAACTTCCTCTGAGGGTTTCGTGGGATGAACTGCACGCTCAAGCTGACCAAGGCTTTGACCCGGTCGGGCCGGAACAGGTAGAGGTACCAAGCGATGACGGCGCCCCAGTCGTGGGCCACCACGAACACCTGCTCCTGGTCGGGTGCAATGGCGTCCAGGAGCGCCACGAGGTCTCCGACCATGTGGAGGCAGGTGTAGCTGGAAGGGGAGGCGGGGGCATCGGTGTCGCCGTACCCTCGGAGGTCGGGGGCTACGACGCGGTAGCCGAGGTCGGAGAGGGCTAGGATTTGGTGGCGCCAGGAGTACCAGAGCTCAGGAAAGCCGTGGACGAAGAGGATGAGTGGGCCATTCCCTTTCTCGGCGACGTGCATGTTGATGCCGTTCACTTGGACTGTTCGGTGCTCTATTCCCTGCGACTCCATGATcggcgttttttttttttgtaatggtTATCAGCGAGTGAAGGTGTTTGGGTGATTTTGTGTCATTTTATAGATGGAATCCGGCGGTAACGAATTTTTCGTCGTTTGGAGATAAACAACCTGTTACAACTTACGTGTAATAATGcaattgacaaatatatatatatatatatatatatatatatatatatatatatatatatttaatttccaATCAATGGGACTGCGGTGCCGACTGCCGACCTGCCGTCCACTAAATAGTGTCCATCTTATCTTTTACTTTATCTTTTTATGTGTCATACcacttaattttaatttaacttTGCCAATTTTTTTACATAGTATTATGATGttgtgatattcttcttcatttataagtaaaggattttaagttttattctcGCTAAAggtaaatttaaaccacattgtTGATAACCCATTGAAAAGCTTAACCCACACTTTTAACCCTTAAtgtcgtttgtttaaaaaaaaaaccaatgaaaaattaaagagagaattaGAATTTCTTGCAtatttttaatatgttttaGATTACATTGATttcattttgaaatttgattaaggTGTTTTAAACAATAACCACGTCAACATAtttctattcatttaaattacatTTCATTATTGATATTTTGTaagttaaaaattaattataatatgTAGATATTTTTTTACATGTGGTTTTTTGTACGGAAACAGTTTTATGTTTTGCTGATTAATTAGTGATGTCTAtcgttatttgtttgtttgatttgttaGAGTTGTATTTCTTTGGAAGAACTCCCCCTTATTTTTTGGATATTGGTTCATTATGTAAGCTCATCCAGAGCATGTTTTTACCTGGAGAGATTGCCTCAGCATATTTTTACAATGACCAAATTTATCAAAAATTTCATTATACTGATTAATGACTAGAGTCGAAGGCCACAGAACAAGACTCCAATATTTTCTTCTCCATTATGTACCTAGTCGAAGGCCACCAAATCTTCACCCTCTCCGCCCTCGATTATAGCGTTGTCGCCCCCGACTTCCGAGGGTATGGCGACACCGATGCCCCCACCTCCCCTTCAGCTACACCTGCTTCCACATGGTTGGAGACCTCGTGGCAGTCCTGGACGCCATCGCACCTGATCAGGAGTAGGTGTTCGTGGTGTCCCATGACTGGGGCACCATCATCGCTTGGTACCTCTGCCTGTTCCGGCCCGACTGGGTCAAAGCCTTGGTCAGCTTGAGTGTGCAGTTCCGACCGCGAAACCCTCAGAAGAAGTTCATCGAAATGGTTCAAGCTGTTTATGGCGACGACTATTACATGTGCAGCTTTCAGGTTTAGtactttctatttattttttttttggaattttttagCCCCACAAAATTCCATAatattggaaatcaatttatctttttttaaagactaatataacaaataaaaagaaacaaattaaaGACAAACAAATGGAGACAAACTCTCCACCTACCCGATAACCACCTACCAAACCACATACaacctaggggtgggcacgggcaGGGCCGggcccaaaattgaaggaaccgAACCATACCTGTTTGTAAATAAAACGGGGCGGGGCGAGGCGGGTTTTGGATTTTTCCAAATGGGATCCGGACCTAACCCGGCCATtttgaaacgggccggttcCTACGGGTCCCCGTGGGTTCAAATCTTCACTCACACCTTTGCTTCTCCTCACCTCCCCGCCACCGCCGCAACTCCTCTGACACACCATCCACAGCAGAAACGAGCAGATTACGACTACCACGAACCCACCCACGCTCGCTGCGATTATCTTAACCAGTTTTTCAGAACTGCTTCACAAGGGATTAACCAATATAATTCATAGAATAAAAGTGGAGGGTTCGTATTTCAGAACTGTTTAACAAGAGATCATATAATTATGTGGGCCCTACATCATATATATTGAACCTCAATCCTCCATCCATCAGACTGCAATTATGATCTATATATGAAACCAGACGGTAAAAAGTAACTTACTGATCGACGATGGAAACTCGATTGTctggtgctgttgcttgactgaagtgttgtaacatgaccgtgcactaagttgatctcctttgatgtaactgtagacatcgaaatttcggtaaataaatgttgaccgataaatcaaagtgtcaacgctcatgtattacataaattttacacgtaacgtgtgactcaacgaaaattgaaatgagttggaaaagtcatcaaataggacacgtgtcaacacctggcagaaacgacttatttcatctgggatattatattcaaaattaggctttggaaaattctataaatacaagcccatttcattcatttgggggaaccaattcatattacaccttgaagctctgaagctctgaaactccgaagctctcaagcatccaggttcccgaagaatcaagaaagccttcttcgttcttcgttcatcgttcttccaagatcaagccccgacggcccttgaagaaagtgttcttcgttcatagttcttccaagatcaagccccaacggccctttggatcaacaatcatccaccaattcaagatcaagccccgacggcccttgaagaaagtgttcttcgttcttcgttcatcgttcttccaagatcaagccccgacggcccttggatcaaccatccaccaattcaagatcaagccccgatggcccttgaagaaagcaccatcgttcatcatccgttcatccaagatcaagccccaacggccctttggatcaaggaacgtcgacaaatccatacatccaaccattcttcaagatcaagcccaaaagcccttgaagacccgttcatcactgttcttcaagatcaagcccaaaagcccttggagatctgttcatcactgttcttcaaagatcaagcccaaaagcccctttgaagatccgctcaaatccacattcaagatcaagtccacagcccttgaagaaacgttcatccttagatcaagcccaacggccctttggatcaatcacacatccacaaatacacaccttacggagatcgaatcagaggatcaaaatagagagagattgtaacccaaatcatcatcaaaaacacaaatatttgtttgtgcgcgttgttcttgtctctttcgtttcaggaattttccgtgttcacaaattggcacgcccggtgggaccatctctgcctctcatctctttctccgaaattcaagcgcacttcgaaaattaatggcatcaaggaaggctcaaactgttcccgcaaccggcgcaaagaacaagagcgtcctcgtcgcaagtggtgtcactttgggcatcacgactcgaagcatggcaagagctacttctgccacctctttcacctctgcatcaactctgccaaaggGACAAGAGTACCCCAGGCGCGAGCCtatgatcaccttagcctcactaagggcaccaatgGGGGAAAGACCAAGGGAATACtctgaatccatgctctccgatgacgattcaagcggcagttcagccatgcaagtcatgaccattggagcaacttcaatcgatgagcagctggctcagatgaatgaagcaatcgcaaggctaacccgaactgtggaagaaaaagacttgcaaattgcagcactcgtCAATCGACTagaggcgcaggacggcgataaacccgacccagagaatgatccactaaagagaagagaggacgaagaagaggagcctcaggtggagaaaaacgatgcgaagccggagccagaccaagcagcggcactcatgggatctctttctatccagcagctgcaagagatgatcaccaacaccatcaaggcacagtacgaagggagctcatatacctccgggttgtactcaaagccgtattcaaagaagatcgacgctTTAAGGATGCCgaagggttatcaaccaccaaagttcatgcaatttgatggaaagggaaacccgaaacagcacgttgcccacttcgttgaaacttgcaacaacgcaggaaccgaaggggattacctcgccaagcagtttgtgcgctcgctgaaaggaaatgcctttgagtggtacacggacctagagcctgagtccatcaacagctgggagcaattggaaagggaattcctcaaccgcttctacagcacccgccgcactgtgagcatgctagagctaacaagcACGAAGCAGTGGAAGTTTGaaccagtcattgactacatcaacagatggcgcactctaagcctcgactgtaaagataggctctcggaaacctcttcaatcgagatgtgcatccaaggcatgcaatggggtttgcaatacatccttcaaggcattaaaccacggaccttcgaggaattggccactcgcgcccatgacatggagttgagcatcgcccatcatgggaagaaagaaccgatcgccgactacaagaacgacaaagttcttgggacaaaggtggaaaagggtgcatggaaacccaccaaggaagcgatgacggtcaacacatctcccatcaaaatatccacacgaggcaaggcgattcaaaccgaagcttttcgtgatcaagagatgcgtagacgcactttgaaggagcttgaggagaagacttatccattccccgactctgatgtggttgccatgctagatgacctgttggataagaaggtgatcagtttgcctgagtgcagacggccggaagagatgaatcgtaccgacagtccaagatactgtaaattccaccgcttcatcagtcatccgacagaaaaatgtttcgtgctgaaagatctcatcatgaagctggctcagaaaggaatcatcgagctagatcttgacaaTGTGGGGGAGTCAAACTGTACCatcttcacttctggctcttccgactcaaagttttcacctcaaccgctgggggcatcctccaagacaagcaaagtagaaggatggactcaagtcactcctaagaaattgcacaagaagcatacgtctccttcacaagtccgccaatcggaaagggggcaaagcagctcttgtcaaccttcaaagcaacgtgaacttgttgaagatgatgaaatttcgacacatagatcgtccatccccatcacgatgcgcgatttcttgcccgaagacttcttcaatcacgcgGTCAAAGCTCCTTGATATGagaattgtgaggaacgcctctcccggattgcttgacaaaattcacaaattctcctcgcccgcacgagtctaaactgcatggcacaaagctccttgtctgtaagagcctaaactgcaagacacaatgctccttgttcgcacgagcctaaactgcacgaaccaaagctccttgcctacacgagcctaaactgcatggcacaacgctcctggcccgcacgagcataaaaggcgacaccaacgctcctggtctgcacgagcataaaaggcaacaccaaacgCTCCTGGCccacaagagcataaactgtgtacggcaaaatcatcatcaaaatcactgcTAAATTCAttgctcatttgaactacgttatgacttgatccctcctcaacagagggtacgtaggcaacttgaaacgtcaaaacttcaagtacagtcacaccatctaaaaaaaaaaaaaacactttgaagaatgaaaagcaaattcaaaaatgtgaatactttatttctttaaaggaaggGCAGCTACATGACGGTCTTTCCAAGCGGAGGCAAGAGGCACATCGACGTCACCACTAAGGAAAGTTGTTATGCAGCGAAATCTCGCTGCAGGCTCTTGCACAGCTCCACACGGCAGCGCACCACCGAAGGAAAAAGACTATGaacaaaaggcactacacaacgAAACCCCATTGCAGTCTCTTGCACAAGCACTACCACGTATCTGGAAGCTTCGTGAGGTCTTGGCATCatgttttatcttctcaaaattaaagattcctttcatcacatcaaaataaaaaataaaaaaatagggtTTGATTAAGGGAGTCCATTTTTATTACGATTTATTTGTATTAAttaatacatatgttattaaaaaaaaaaaaaaaaggaaatatataCGTATGTGTGTGTGCATATACAAATATAGGCCAATCCACACTTAACTCCAAACTATGCCAAGGGAGAGACCAAGGCCGGCCCCCTGCCTAAATCATGGCCCAAGCCCAGCTCTCGAAGTCTAGCCTCCAACCTCAGCAGGCTTAGGTccatctctctcctcctctcacTCTCCCATTTTTCCTAAAATCCTTTCCGCGCCCTGTTCTCTCTTATCGCCACGATGCTGCCCACGAAATCTCGGCGGAAAGTGGCTCCGTCCGCCGCGGAAAACGGCGACTCGGCTgaaaagctcgaccagctgctcCTCTCCTCCGCCATCTGCAACGGGGAGGATGTGGGCCCCTTCGTCCGCAAGGCTTTCACTGCCGGGAAGCCCGCGATGCTGCTCCAGCACCTTCGCCACTTCTCCCGATCCAAGGAGTCCGAAATCGATGAGGTGTGCAAGGCCCACTACTACCAAGACTTCATCCTCGCCGTTGACGACCTTCGATCTCTCCTCTCCGACGTTGATTCTCTCAAGTCCTCCCTCTCCGATTCCAACGCCAAGCTCCACCAACCACCGACCTTAAATTCGATATTTACAATAAAACCCTCATCTTAACCGACAAGACAATTGGGGTTTCTCAGAAAATGGTGCTTTGTAATAAAGGTTTGGTCTTGGTTGCTCTTGCTTTGGTTGTTGGGCTCTGTTCGGATCTGAGTTTTGTTTCTGGCTTCCCTGCATCTGCCGCTCACGAACCAACCCCAGTGTTCTTCCTGATGAATCAGTGAATCCAAGGTTAGCAAAGATTTTGGAGAAGGTTGCTGTTAACAGAGAGCTTATAGTTGCTTTTGCAAACTCAAATGTGAAGGAAATGTTGGATTTGTGGTTCACTAATATTAAGAGGAGAAGAGAGATGAGCAGCCAAGTGGGTGTGAGGCGGACCAGTCTCAGCCAAAGACGGGGACTCTCCACCAGCGAAGAGCTGGAGCATCCACAGCTGACCCGAAATCATCGAAAAGTACAAGATCCTGGAGCGGGTCGGATCCAGAGCCTACTCCGATGTCTACAAAGCCATCCGCCTCTCCAACAACCTCTCCGCCAAATTCGCTGCTCTCAAGTCTTCACCATCAGTCGACCTTTCGATCATCTCGGCTCAAAGTCATGGCCTGTTCCAGCTTAGCAAAGCGCGGCGTCGTTTCAATGGATCGGACAGCAGTCATTCACTCAGCGTCCTGGATGGTTGACTAGCCTCGCTACTCGCCGAGTCGTCGTCCCGATCCGACCCAAAGCCTACACCGACGAACTCGTCCTAGCCACTGCGTCAACAGATCACACTTCGATGATTCTGACAGCAGCGAACATCGGAAGCGGCAGGGGAAGCTCATACGACGACAACGTCGGCTGCAGAGACTAAGAAGCAGCAGGCTCGTCAAGAAGAGCACAGGTTCGATGCGGAAGAGTAAGGCCTAAGCTTGAAGGATTATTTCGAGCAAGCCAAGAATTTCATCAGTTCTGACAATGGACCGCCTCGCTGGTTCTCTCCTTTGGGCGGCGGGTCCCGCTTGGTTAATTCTCCTCTGTCTCTCTTTTTGCCTGGAATTGATGGCACTGGACTTGAAGGTTGTAACTTAGATTGGTGTCTCTGACTCGGCTTGAGGTTGTGACTTGGGTTGGTGCTGCAGGATCCATGCTTTCCATCTTCATGACTCGGTCATTGGACTCGCAAATGATCCTGAAGCTTTTGCTGAACTAAGAGAGCGAAGATTGGCGCTGTTGACGGTGGCGAAGAAGCTTCGGAAGCGCTGTCAATCTGTCTCTCCCCATGCAGAGGTGATGCAGCAGTAGTGCGAGGAAGGCAGTGGTGGTGCAGTAAAGGTACAGTGGTGCAGCAGCAAGCGAGATAGGGCAACGTAGTTTTGTGCAATGCTTTGTGCAGTAAGGACGACAAGGCTGTGCAGCAAGGAAACAGCGCAGTGAAGATGCAAAACAGTGTGCGGTGCAGAAGCAATGGGGATGGTGCAGTGGAGATGCAGTGGACAGTGCAATGGCAAAGGCTATGCTGTGACGGTGCGACGGCGATGCTGTGCAGCAAGGAAACAGTGCAAGGACGACAAGGCAGTGCAGCAAGTTCAACAGGCAGTATAGATGGTAGTGCAGTGAAGATGCTGGCAGTGCGATGGGTGTACGGTGGCTGTGCTCAGTGGCAGTACAACGGGTGTGCAGTGGCTGTGCTCTGTGGTTGGGCTTAGTGGCTGTGCTCTGGATTCTAGCTGGATCCGACATCAAGGTCACCTTCGTGCTCTCCATGCGCCTTCATCCTTCCCTGCAAATTCCCCAGCCCATCatcgaaatttataaaaaaaaaataataatagaaaatgggatggtggatcaaagatggggAACAGCCCATGACAGATCAAAAGTTTCTGGTGGTGCATGGGCACCatgtgcagaaagaaaaaaaattgcaaaaaataaaaaaatgaaaagtttgatctttggtgcgtctggcaccatgattaaagaaaaaattgtttgatatttggtgctctggcaccatgtgcaaaaaaaataaaacaggaaaaaaaaaaggaaaatataaaaaaaatggatggtgcatctggcatcatgtgcacaaaaaaaaaaaaaaaaaaaaagcattaagagaaataaaagtccattttttttattttttctggaaattttacataaaattgcattctacatacttaaaaaaaaaataaaataataataataataatcaaatttacaagaggggatcttcaaggacgatcaggtgccgcctcaccactcggcagagctccagaaatgagaggcgccggaggttgactgtttgaagccacaccactaggcggaactccaggaagaagaggagccaaaggttgatcatttggagcttcattacgcggtacagccccagaagacgaaggcaaatgctgctggaacaaacccacaaacctctgatgattaagtaaaatctgaccatcagattcttgcatctggtcaatcttcctcttcatgtttgtcgcatagctatgtgcgagcttatgcaactgtttgttctcctgcttgagccctctaatctcctgtttgagactcatcacttccgccgccaatgattcaacttgacgggttcgagtaaataggcgttgggccatattagacacagaacctgcacactgcacactgagagtcaaagaatccttaacagccaactcatcagaccgtttggaaagtagtctgttatctctgggagtgacaaggtttcgggccaccaccgcagcggtcatatcattcttcaccaccgaatccccaacggtaagaggaccagtaggggatatgaaggatgggcgccatatgttgtctggagaaggcgggactgcctcttcaccaagattcaagtcaaaacgacggtcggaaggtccagacattttcaaaggtgttgaagaaagaagaggtcagacatatcaagatcttagaagtgcaagaagggagttttcacaagcaaaaaattcaagtgtgctttgaaacgaacagcgtgcctctataaaaaatcagcactcgacgggatttcagagatcgaagaggcgagctcagaattcgaagaggccattcaaaaatcgaagaggcaagctcagaaatcggagaagcatcttgcttttccagacgcgtcggcacccgtcacacgcaaactcagctttgcgaaaatcacgggcaatttgtcgaagcgccgatcccagatatcgaagaggcgccagtctttttcagccacgtcagcacccatcacacgcaaactcagctttgcggaa
Protein-coding sequences here:
- the LOC103404219 gene encoding epoxide hydrolase 2-like — translated: MESQGIEHRTVQVNGINMHVAEKGNGPLILFVHGFPELWYSWRHQILALSDLGYRVVAPDLRGYGDTDAPASPSSYTCLHMVGDLVALLDAIAPDQEQVFVVAHDWGAVIAWYLYLFRPDRVKALVSLSVQFIPRNPQRKFIESFQAAYGDDYYMCRFQEPGVIEAEFAQMGTTRVIKEFLTYRNPGPLFLPKGKGFGHPTDTPIVLPSWLSEDEVNYYAAKFDKTGFTGGINYYRNLDINWELTAPWTGAQVKVPVKFVVGDQDLVYNSLGAQDFIHKGGFKKFVPLLEEVIVLEGVAHFLQQEKPDEISKHIHNFIKKFH